From uncultured Pseudodesulfovibrio sp.:
CGAAGATACCCTTGATCTCATTTTTATGAGGACGTTAGGAATATAGAAAAGCCCATGAATTGAATTCATGGGCTTTGAGATAATTGAAAATTTTTTTAATTACTTGTTTTTGCCTCGTTTCGTCCAAAGCTTCATTTCCTTCATTTTTTTGCGGCGTTCACGTTGAAGGGATTTGCATACCAACGGTAATTTTTTCTTATATCCAAATTTCTCTCGGTATTCTTCCGGAGTCAGGTCATGACTGGCGAGGTGCTTTTTTGTAATTACTTTGAATGTTTTACCGCAAACACAGCAAAGGATGGATTTTTCTCTAATAGCTTTTTTAGGGTCTATTACTGGCGAGTCGGCTGTTGAAATATTTTCGCCGTCTGCGATAGCCTTGATACCCGCAGCAAGTTTTTGAACCATGGAAGTTATTTCATCTTCCGTCATTGTACGAACACTTGCCTGAGCTTTAACTATTTCCAGCGCTTCTTTTAGATAGTCTTCCATGTGTATCTCCTTGATATACGTATAGAATATGTTCTGTTATGCGTGTTGTAAAGGGTGGAGTGACATTCATTCTCAAAAATACCAATAAGATGATAATACATTGTATAAAGTTTGGCTTGTCAAGTGGAATGAGAAAGACGTTATTACATTAAAATATGAGCAAATTTTGCCAACATGTCTCTATTTGCAAATTAGGAGAGGCAACACCTTGATTCTGGTGTCTTGGTAACGTATGTTTAAACATGAAATTTAGGTAACTGGATAATAAAGTATCAACGGAGAAGGTCTTATGGATTCTGAAGACAATAAAGTCCGCAA
This genomic window contains:
- a CDS encoding MucR family transcriptional regulator, with the translated sequence MEDYLKEALEIVKAQASVRTMTEDEITSMVQKLAAGIKAIADGENISTADSPVIDPKKAIREKSILCCVCGKTFKVITKKHLASHDLTPEEYREKFGYKKKLPLVCKSLQRERRKKMKEMKLWTKRGKNK